A single genomic interval of Hemiscyllium ocellatum isolate sHemOce1 chromosome 37, sHemOce1.pat.X.cur, whole genome shotgun sequence harbors:
- the LOC132833537 gene encoding putative uncharacterized protein DDB_G0271982: protein MTEKASERKSERTRQTARQKEKKQRERKSESERKRTRKSEREGEKASKSKSERASEKEKKNKKEREKEKSTEKARARQRKREPDRESEGPTEKARARQRKREPDRESESPTEKARARQI, encoded by the exons ATGACTGAAAAAGccagcgagagaaaaagcgagcgaacGAGACAAACAGCGAGACAAaaa GAAAAGAaacagcgagagagaaaaagcgagagcgagagaaaacgaacgagaaaaagcgagcgagagggagaaaaagcgagcaagagtaAAAGCGAGCGAGCgagtgaaaaagagaaaaaaaac AAAaaagagcgagagaaagaaaaatcGACAGAGAAAGCGAGAGCCCGACAGAGAAAGCGAGAGCCCGACAGAGAAAGCGAGGGCCCGACAGAGAAAGCGAGGGCCCGACAGAGAAAGCGAGAGCCCGACAGAGAAAGCGAGAGCCCGACAGAGAAAGCGAGAGCCCGACAGATATAG
- the LOC132833538 gene encoding uncharacterized protein LOC132833538, whose translation EKASEPEKASETEKAKKQEREENQEREEKQEREKACKKNASQKKARERERKCERAGENASERKIKRDKK comes from the exons gaaaaagcgagcgagccagaaaaagcgagcgagacagaaaaagcg AAAAAGCAAGAGCGAGAGGAAAATCAAGAGCGAGAGGAAAAGCAAGAGCGAGAGAAAGCATGCAAGAAAAATGCATCCCAgaaaaaagcaagagagagagagagaaaatgcgaGCGAGCGGGAGAAAACGCGAGCGAGCGAAAAATCAAGCGAGACAAaaagtga